In the Drosophila teissieri strain GT53w chromosome 3R, Prin_Dtei_1.1, whole genome shotgun sequence genome, ATACTCGTTTCTGTtctacaaattatattaaagcTCATGTATCCAGAGAgggaaaataaagttaatgcTATGCAATTTTAAGCTTGCAAACCTATAATTGTCATGGCCCGCAGAAAATTAGTTGCAATTTTCAAAAACATCTTCTCTTGCGTTTATTGACTTCTTCTGAGGTACTTCAGTCTTTACAACAAAATTTTTCTAAAACTATGACTATTTGCTGTTGGAATTCAACTAAATACTTGAACGGTTGCTGGCAGTGGGCATGGATTCGAAGGATGCATTTTCAGGATGTGAATTAGATCTTGCTGGCACGTCGCTCCTGCAGACAGGCAGTAGTAACAGTTGCTGCCGTGGTTCCGATGATAGCAGCTCCCAGGATGCCCCGCTCCCGTTCGCTCAGACCGGAAACGGACAGACTGTTGCTGCGCCACGCTGACGATGATGTAGTGCGATCGGTGCCCGAGGAGGTGGATATGGAGTTGATTAAGAAGGTGGCCTCGCGGCGGAGAGTGCGACGTGGATGCCTGGCACTGGTCGTTCCCGCCAGCGCGGCTCCTTCCTCAGCATCCTGTTCCTGTCGCCTGGACACGTTGCGCCCGCTTCCGCTCGCCGCCGGATTCTGCTTCTGATGGTAATGGTGGCTACGATGGTGATGTGGCCGCTGCCCCAGACAAGTGAGCAGCAGCCGCCAGAAGCCGCTGCGAAACTTGGAGGACATCAGGTTGTACAGGATCGGGTTCATGGCCGAGTTCAGGTAGAGCATGAAGCGCGAGAAGTACAGCAGGTTGTAGTATCCGGCAATACCCAGACTCTCCACATCCTTGGCGTTGGCCAGGATCACCCAAAGGGTGAAAGCCCGGAAAGGCagaaggcaaataaaaaagctgGACACCACGGCCACCAGCATGAAGATCACCTGCTTGCGGTGCTTCCTCATCCCGTTGCTCTGTTGATGACTGTTGCCTTTGGTGCTAGGCACCTGCAAAGAACCACTGGTGGCTCCGCCAGCCggttgctgcggctgcgggGAGGTTGGTCTGTGGAAGGCGTTGTTAGGACGCAGCAGCTTGTACGCGATGGCCGCGTAGAGAAGGACCAGGATGCCGAAGGGCAGGAAGAAAAACAGCGTGATGCAGCCCACGAAATAGAAGATAGACCAGAACCCATCTGCGGCGGTGGTGCAAACAGGAGCATCGGTTCCGTCCCCGTAGGGCTCCACACTGTAGCTGGATATGGCGATGATGGGACTGCAAGAATCATATATTCAGTTTTAGTGGGGACTAGTGACTAGTGTTGTCTGCAAAGTTTTAACGCGCTGCGggcagaaaacaaacaaatatttaaaagctacTCAACGGCTAACTACTGGAAAACTTTCGAGGGCGCAGCACTCAACTTAATCACacagcggaaacggaaacggcaACGTCTGCTCATACTTATCATACTCGCAGAATGGTGGGGGTTCAAGTTACTTATTACTTTTTACTCTACAAAACGAGGCAGTCTACGTCATAGGgctacaaaaacaaattaaaaagctaCGCGTATGGTACGAATACGTATATTTACAGAGGACGGACATTTGTCCGATTTCCTtagaattatataaattacagATTCCGATTGGGAGGAGTAATGTGGGAAATACCCGCCATGAGTTGtcataaaaaatttatttacttacaaactctcgtgtgtgtgtgcgtgtggttCCTTGTATTTATAAGCagagtatgtatgtatgtatataaatatgttcggacaaatatatatattaatatttggcTATGTGTACGTGTGAGGGTATGGTGTATATACAGCGTGTTTACATGTGGACATTGTGTGCATATTGAGCTAAGCTTTTTATCTGAGTCGCCGCCAAGTAGGCAACAGTTTTTTCGACTTCCGGTGATGGCCGCCCGGTGTAATGGCGGCCATTTTGTCCGGTCCGGCTTACGGAAACTATTTCAATACACCTAAATCATGTTTATCCGCCGACCTGATGGTTCGCCCAAACGCATATTaagccatttccatttgccttCCATTGCTCCTCGAAGGCCGCCTAATGGCTTACCCCTTACTGCCAGTCCCTATCTGGACTCCTAACCCTGACCAGTAGTGGTAGTTTTAGTGCTGTTCGGCTGTCGTTGCTGTTATTTATCTTTGGCACATTCATTCGAGTTTAATAGCCCGAAAAATTGATTGTTTTTGGTACGGAAATGTCCAAGGCGGCAGCCCAACTTCGATTCTGGATTCTCGGCAGCTGTCAGCGGGTGACTGAAATCGATTATGCCTGCCAAAAGCGTTCAGGAAGCGATTTGTGTTTACCAGGAACGGGAATAGGAATCGGGATCAGCGTCATCGGCACATTCCGGCCAAGTGAAGCGAGTGGGTAAACGGGTTAAAGGCGATTTTTCACGCCCATCTCGCTTAGAGGAGATTTTCGGGCAGATTTACTATTTCTCCTGGTATTTTGGGGAGATTTGCCCGACCCTTTTGTGGGATTTTCCCTTCGCTAAGTTTATCCTCCTGCAGTTCCTCCTCATCAAAACTTGTTTGCGGCTTGTGGCGTCGTAGTTGATGGTTTCTCACAGGCAGGAGCCGGCTGTCACTCACTCTCCTGGCCATTCCCTTGCCCAAGGTAGAATGCTGCAGCATGGCCATGGCCTCCAGATCACAGCCACATGGCATCTGCATTTCGATCTTAAGGCGGGTGCGACTTATATCCTCGCTGCACCTACGATTGGAGCTCCTCGACAGAATGCTGGAGCTCGTGGCCGCCATGGCATTTGAGGAGCTGGTATTCGTGTTCGTATTAGTGCCCATGCCCAGCGACAAGGTGCCTCTGCGTCCGCGGGAAGAGTTCTCCTTCCTTCTTCCCAACGTGACCAGTTCCAGCAGTAATCGCCCAGCATCTTGGCAAAGCCGCTTGAAGCCCCTTCGAAACTTGGTCGACATCAGATTGTAAAGAATCGGGTTCATGGCTGAGTTGAGGTACAACATAATTCTACAGAAGTAGAGCAGGCTGTAGTAGCGCACCAATCCCAGATCGTGTAGCGTTTGGTCCGTGCTGAGGATGATCCACAGGGTGAGGACGCGGAAGGGCAGCAGGCAGACGAAGAAGGACAGCACCACGGCACCGAGCATTAGAACCACCTGCTTGCGTGCCTTTAGACTAAGTTCAGGCTTCGTGGGGCGGGCGCGCAACATGGCCGCCCGGTTGGAGACCAGATTTCGGGCGATGATACCGTACAGCACCACCAGGGTCACGAACGGCACCACGAAGAACACTGAGATGGTCATCAGGAAGAAGGCCAGCGTCCAGTCGGTGATGGCCTGGGTCAGGCACACGGCCACCGACGATCCATCAATGTACTCGGCCAGCTTGTACTCGGCCACCCACAGAATGGGGCTGCTTGGGGAAAATCGAAGATTGGGGAGAGAAAGCAAACAAGAAACGTAATCAGGTGGCGGGGTCACCGGGGGCGTGGATAATGGATACGGTTGGATTTTTGAGGAAAAGGCAGAGAGTGGCGGGTAAATGAGGTGGATTCAGAAGACAGGAAGAGAAGCAGATTATGACGATGAGCGAATGGCGATGGACGAAAGGTTGATCCAGTCTAGGAATAAGTTCAAGTCTGTAAAGTTCCAGTCTGTCTTGGACAATTTCCCTGGCCCCATTGTTTTGAagggttttttatttcttggaGCCAgcgttaaaaaaatatatgttgaAGCATAGAAAAATAGTACTATGCCATTAAAAATCGTCGgtggttaattaaaaaaacttgcATTCGATTATCATCGACTTTCAAATACCGGGTATTAAGCTAAAAGCTGTGGGGGGAGAGGTAAATATGGAATTAGGAAAGCTgacttgaaatatttttgtttaaaaaaagctTCTACCATGTCTCTTCAGTGTTGTAATCTGTGGGCGTTAAGTGGTCGTTAGATAAATTTTaatagtaaattaaataaaaatgcaagcgttcattaaaattaaagtatCTATCTGACATCTATTAATATACGTTGCTGAcatatatctaaaaatatattcaagtAAAGCTCAACATgtggttattattattatatcattattatcattattgtGATTACATTCTACTTACAATGGGGCAAGTGAGCAGTTCTAGAATTTCTGGTGGGATATACTCTGTTGACTTTGTAAATACATCTAGCAGacaagtttaaatatttgattattttgagTAATCCGAGCCGCTGATTAAACACTTTCCGAGCCCAAATCCTCACTGGCTAGACCGATAAACGAAATGCCATGACAGTCAACAGGCAGTGGCCGTATTTTTTTCCACTAAAGATGATCTGGGCGCTTTGTACGTGCGTCAGCgatttgacacgcccacttttgCGCCCGTGGGCGTCGTGTGGCGCACACACATTCTGTTTGAATgtgttttaaaatgtttgcgcTTCTTTTGGCCTCCGACTTCTTGTGTGGCGTAATTAATGGGTTTCGGCCTGGAGGCGGGTGTCCTGCGGACCCAATTCCCAGCCATGGATGACCCCATGGCTCCCGGAGTGCTGAGGGGTCGGTGGGCAGCTCGACAATGTGCTGTTTATTTCATTGTTATGGACGCGGCAAGatttgcaaaattaaaaagggTCGCCGCTCGTCCTTGGACAGGgcgcacaataataaagtgtcaatgaaatgaaatccaTGATAGCGGACATCGGTGCTTATTAAAGATGACAGGGCGCTGATAACGGCAAGCTCCCGGAACTTGGACAAAAGCCGTCCGGAACTTGAGGCGAAGGATGTCAATGGGAATGATGGTGCAAGTGGAGCAGGAGAGGTGGCAGGACAGGAGTAGAAATGGAATAGATAGGCGAGAGTCGCAGTTTAGCATGTAAATGGACACGCCACCGTAGATGGCGCACAAAGGGGCCAATACCACGACCAGAAACTCCACGTCataatggaaaataaacaaaacgggaaaaaagtgcaaagcccaataacaaaacacaaatcatttaaatgatgGCGATTGACACTTATAATTAATGAGCGAGAAACTGAATGCTTGACTGAGCGAAATGAATAAACGAAAAGAGGCCATAAACTAAGTATATCTAAACAGGATACATGTGTATACATACGAAATGTAGGACCACCAACACCAAAAAGCATGCAGCGactaaactaattaatattttaaaagtataatgctagtaatgcaattaaatttaagaagTCATTTCAGAAGTACGAGTTCCTTTCACTGCCTGTAGGCCCTAATCGCTTACCTCGTAAAGAGTGCAGCAATGCCCCAGGCCAGTACGCAGATGAGGATGGCCCGCCCCTTGGTGCAGACGTAGCCGGCCTTTAATGGCTCGCAGATTGCGTAATAGCGCTCGAACGAGATGGCTAGGATGGTCAGCACACTGGCGTGGGCCACTGTGAGCTCCACGAACGGCACAGCCTTGCCTAGATAGAACAGCAGTTAATTAGGCTGGAGAGAATAAATAGACCAGGAGCACTGGGGCTGGAGCCACTCACACATCTCGTGGCCGAGTACCCAGGTCTCTGGGCGAGTGTTGACCTCCACGAGGACGGTGGGTGTGCAgaccagcagcaccagaagGTCCGCGATGCTCAGGTTGGTGAGGAAGATGTTCGTCGAGTTGCGCATGTCCTTGGTCTTCACAATCACGATGGGCACCTGCAACCGAGTGGATTTGGGATTAGACAATCTTAAGGAGCGCGGAAGACATAAAGTTCAGGTTCCTACTGGcgaattttttcatttgtatcATCTTCATAtatcaataataatttacCTCTTATAGTTCTCGATATCTCAACGTACGGACATAAGGACGGACAGGCACCAACAAAGGCGGATGGACAGATGACCACAGGGACTTGGTTAGTactcctgatcaagaatattcaGACAATAGTATCGGAAATGCTTTCTTCCCCCTGATACATACGAGTAACGGGGATAAAAACTGTCTTTAGTGGTCTTAGGCTGAACACTTGGTCTAAGTAAAACATATTTgtatacattatttttattttttatttccaattaCCAAGTGAATTGTAAATAAGAATccttaaaattttattttcacgTAATAAAGTGTTTATCTACCATTAAAAGGGTGAATCACCCTGCGCGCCCTGGAGGCAGTTTccaaatgaattaatttcaattacaaaagCTTTCGcccatttttctttaaaaggAGGCAGGACTCACCATCACATTGCCCACCACGCCCAGCAGCATGATGACTATGCAGAAGAACATGGCGGTTGTGCGGATATACGACGGAATCTGTGGCAGCATCTGCTCAGCATCGCCATCGTCCTTGGAACTTGATGTTGAAGTGGCTGCGGCTTCAACAtcagatgttgctgctgctgcggttgttgCGGTGGAGTTGTCCTGGTGGTCAAGTCCTGCGGCTGGAAAACGATTAGGTGTGTGGTGTGGGCCATGGTCGCCACTAGGAGAGCCACGGGATACCCCAGCCTGCTGCGGCGACGTGGTTGCTGTTGCGctggatgttgctgctgctgctgctgcatcttgGGCCTGGAGTAGAAGCAgagccaggagcaggagccacaGGCAGTTCCTCGGGCCTACGCAAATGCTGGTCAGCCTTGGAAGCTGCCCAGTCCTGGCCACAGCGACGCCGTGGCTGCCCCTCAGCAATGTCCTGCGtgtcctcgtcgtcctcgtcctgcgGCACTCGGAGAGTAAGTCCCGCAATGGGAATCACAGGGACAACATCATCGGGGCTCGTCGGATT is a window encoding:
- the LOC122622147 gene encoding growth hormone secretagogue receptor type 1 isoform X1, with the translated sequence MLPQIPSYIRTTAMFFCIVIMLLGVVGNVMVPIVIVKTKDMRNSTNIFLTNLSIADLLVLLVCTPTVLVEVNTRPETWVLGHEMCKAVPFVELTVAHASVLTILAISFERYYAICEPLKAGYVCTKGRAILICVLAWGIAALFTSPIIAISSYSVEPYGDGTDAPVCTTAADGFWSIFYFVGCITLFFFLPFGILVLLYAAIAYKLLRPNNAFHRPTSPQPQQPAGGATSGSLQVPSTKGNSHQQSNGMRKHRKQVIFMLVAVVSSFFICLLPFRAFTLWVILANAKDVESLGIAGYYNLLYFSRFMLYLNSAMNPILYNLMSSKFRSGFWRLLLTCLGQRPHHHRSHHYHQKQNPAASGSGRNVSRRQEQDAEEGAALAGTTSARHPRRTLRREATFLINSISTSSGTDRTTSSSAWRSNSLSVSGLSERERGILGAAIIGTTAATVTTACLQERRASKI
- the LOC122622147 gene encoding growth hormone secretagogue receptor type 1 isoform X2, coding for MLPQIPSYIRTTAMFFCIVIMLLGVVGNVMVPIVIVKTKDMRNSTNIFLTNLSIADLLVLLVCTPTVLVEVNTRPETWVLGHEMCKAVPFVELTVAHASVLTILAISFERYYAICEPLKAGYVCTKGRAILICVLAWGIAALFTSPILWVAEYKLAEYIDGSSVAVCLTQAITDWTLAFFLMTISVFFVVPFVTLVVLYGIIARNLVSNRAAMLRARPTKPELSLKARKQVVLMLGAVVLSFFVCLLPFRVLTLWIILSTDQTLHDLGLVRYYSLLYFCRIMLYLNSAMNPILYNLMSTKFRRGFKRLCQDAGRLLLELVTLGRRKENSSRGRRGTLSLGMGTNTNTNTSSSNAMAATSSSILSRSSNRRCSEDISRTRLKIEMQMPCGCDLEAMAMLQHSTLGKGMARRVSDSRLLPVRNHQLRRHKPQTSFDEEELQEDKLSEGKIPQKGRANLPKIPGEIVNLPENLL